The Telopea speciosissima isolate NSW1024214 ecotype Mountain lineage unplaced genomic scaffold, Tspe_v1 Tspe_v1.0017, whole genome shotgun sequence DNA window AATTAACATATTATTCTCATTGGCAATAGTCTTTCTATTTTGGCACGTCTAGCtagatctttctctctcttttacttgCACTGTCACACactattttctctctcatacTCGCACTTTCACACACACTATTTTTGTTGATTTATATATGATTGTAACaatttcctctctttccaaaaGTGTGGCTCCTACGTATGCACAAAAACCAATGAGAAAACGCACAGGGGCATCAAGTAGAATGCCATTAATGCATTTCGGGGGAGGGGAGGTAGggacctccccccccccccccaaatgtgtttgggcataggcAGAACACTCCTGCCATACAGAACATTTCTCCTAATATAATTTAGGGATAAGAACACTATCTAAGCGTGTGTGGTACGCTGCCCGGCCTTGCTCCCATAAATAGGGGTGGATGAAATGACTGTCACGCCCCCATACAAAAGTGGAAATTTTCAAGAATGTGATAGACATTTTGCTTGCCCCCATGTCTGAGCTTAAGGGCAATGTATCGCACGGGCCCAGGTCATAGAGTTCTCTTTCACTAGAATTTATGAGAACATCAATGAAATGTGAAAATCTCATCCTTGATGCTTTTGCACGCATTATGATTGGCTCACATGTTGGTGTAAAGACCACGTTGCGTGATAGAGAGAGTTCTGACTCAACTAGTGGTATCTCCATTttatcaacaaaaaataatCTAGTAGtatccccttttatttttaacttttacttttactttttggTATGTTTCTAAGAAACTTCGCTCAACTTTGTCATTCGACCACACCCCTTGCAAGTTGCAATACTTTAAATGGTGAAAGTTCTTAGAATCCGATAATTAGCTCTCACTCACTAGTctacttaccaaaaaaaataattagttCTCACACGTACAGATAAACTGATTCTAAAAATATACAGAACGGTTTTATCTTTCGAAACTGCCCTCGAAACTCGAAAGAGAAACATGTACGATAAATATCAAATTTTTATTCGTTGTTGTACACACATGTCCACTATTGTACCACACGATGGCACAACAGCGCCTCCTCCAATactggagcagataaaaatccgCAAATACCATATGGTTTTATGATTCTGTGGTATTTATGATTCTTTTTGTTTACTGAAAtcgagaaaagaaaaaaattaggaaagatTCCCTCGTgacttttttggcctttttctttttaatttgtttttttgttttcatcgtgactttttctttaaattaaaaCCCTCTGATCGATCAAACGGATTATAATGATTTCTTTAATCTAATGTATGTATTTCCACCTCGTGGAAAGGTGATTTGCCCATTGAGAGTAttattttaccccaaaaaaaaactattaagaGTATTAAGAAGGGGGGAATGTTTTCATAGAAGGCTGTGTAAGCCGTATATGTCaaagggtgggagtttcaagacattaattaataggtggggatttatgacttctccaattctttgtgagagaTGACACAATCATACATGCTTTCATGATCGTGTATAAAAACTTCTCCCAAAAGATACAAATGATATGATATAAATCATCCAGATTCCAAATTTAAATACTAATCTAATTCAAATAATAGCAAACGTTATCATCATCAGGGTAGAAAATATAAATGGAATTGGTGGAATCGGTCCATTTTTGCCGATTCAAATCAGCAGATCATAGGGTTCAATCCAACCTATTCCAACTGAATCGGAATCTACAGAGGTCGAGATCCTAAAATCCTAATACAAAATTTCAACGTATCCAAATTATCACAACCATGGTCTTAGGTATCGATATCAATACATGTATCAGTCTCGATAGATATCGATGACGATATCaatactaagggtgtcaatttgggactagAACCGGGAATCGTTCCAGAACCGTCCTACTAAAACCCGGTATCGGACCgtcccatttaataaatgggATGGTATTGGGATCTGATTTTAGTACCGaataataaatgggacgggattcccaatggtaccagtaccgaaataccgaTTAGGTACCGAAACCATTTGTACTCTTTCAAAGGGTCTATTTCATGTTATGAAGGTATATGACAGTAGTCTGTCCTCGTTAATTCTTAGACTTCGTTTTGAGAAacttacatgtgatcttagggagtttgaaaaAGTAAAACCATAAAATTCATCTTGGATTTGTACTCTAAGTTGCTTTCTAATAATGGAACCATATCGGAACCATTATagtttttctcccttttttgtcGGGTttagaaccgtttaggaaccggtaccgtcccgtcccgtTAATAATCGGGATTGGGACTTAGGTTTGATCCCGTttactaaatgggacggtactgggattggcacctttggtaccggtaccggtGTGGACCCATCCCGAATACCAAGAAccatcccaattgacacccttaatcaaTACCAATACAGGTCAATCATATTTAATCGGACAATATCTTTTGCCTTTCAAAATATAGATACCTAGGTATTTTACATCGTTTTATTCTCCCCTGCTTGCTATTGTTATGGCATCGATCATAAAATATGACGATGGTTTGAGGAATCTCATATAAATCTCATATAAATGGATCAATATGGACCACGGtaacatttttataaaaaaattcaatttttaaaaaagaaaataaaaaggataaaaCTGTTCGATCCAAATTCATATCGTATCAGTATCAGTCGACACCAATATCAAATcccgataccgattactaaatccGTAGTCGTCCTTGACCTATGTTGAGTGACCACCCATCACATGCATGTATTGTCCTTTTTACTTCTATAACATGctttttttgtgctttttgcGATAAAACATCCATTCATGCTCTAGAATGGCAATAGCCAACTTTAACTCGTCACATGGTAGACCAGCTTCCAGTCTGCCAGTTGAGGAACCAGGCCCACGCgctttttaattttctttaagaAGAGTGGCGGACAGGCGATTCccatttttcaactttttttctttaaaccCTGATTCATCTGTTATAAGAACAGAACCTACCCCTCTTCCAAAGCATTACAATGTCTTCTCGATCTTTCTTTGCTCCACAAAGTCACACATGACCCACTCACTCCAAATGTTAGAACTGGGGAACCCCATTTCCACCTTATCCATGGAGAAGACAACCATgacaaagaacaagaagaagaagaagaagaaagtcctCCTACTAGCCGTTTCATTCATCCTTCTTCTCGCTGCCATAATCGGCATTGTTGCCGGCGTAGCCTCCCACAAGAACTCCGGTGACGGCAAAAACTCCCCAACGCATGCCATTCTCAAATCATCATGTAGTGTCAGTTGGTATCCAGACCTTTGCTACTCGGCAATCGCCACCGTCCCCGGCGCCACGGACAAATTAACGAGCCAGAAGGACGTGATCGAAATGTCTCTGAACATCACAACCACCGCCGTCGAACATAACTACTTCACCATAAAGAAACTCATTGCCACCAAGAAGAAAAGTTTAACGAAACGAGAGAAAACAGCTCTACACGACTGTCTAGAGATGGTGGACGAGACATTGGATGAGCTACTCAAGACACGCAAAGATCTAAGGCAGTACAGAAACGTGAAGAAAACGATATTCCAACACGCCGGTGACCTTAAGACACTTGTGAGTGCTGCAATGACGAATCAGGAGTCGTGTTTGGATGGGTTCTCACACGATGGAGCGGATAAGGAGGTGAGATCAATGCTGGAGGCAGGTCAGGTTCACGTTTATAAGATGTGTAGTAACGCATTAGCCATGATCAAGAACATGACCGACACACACATGGCtgaggagaggaaggagaggcgGTTGATGATGGATGATGGCATTGAAACCAACGAGACAGGGAGTGAGTTTCCGGAGTGGTTGTCGGCGAGTGACCGGAGACTGCTTCAGGCAACGACGGTGACGGCGGATGTGACGGTAGCGGCGGACGGGAGTGGGAATTTTAAGACGGTGGCGGCTGCGGTGGCGGCGGCGCCGGAGAAGAGTAGTAAGAGGTATGTGATAAAGATAAAAGCAGGTGTGTATAGAGAGAATGTGGAGGTgccaaagaagaagacaaacaTAATGTTTGTGGGAGATGGGAAGAAGAACACCATCATCACTGCTAGTAGGAATGTGGTTGATGGTAGCACCACCTTCCACTCTGCTACTGTTGGTAAGTCACTCACTAGTCACTACTcttctctccacccaaaattaaCTAATAACTTATTAGTGATTAGTATTCTATTTTCACTATAATTGATGATTTGTCACTTTGTCTATTGTCTTAATTTCTTTATGAGGTAAGGTTCTTAAGTAAAAGGCACACGATACGTCAACgtttttttattaattgaagattaatttttgttttgtctatggtcttaatttcttttttggggtaaggttttttttttatcaattgaTGATAGTCTTAATTTCTTTTTGGAGTAAGGTTTTGAGTAAGCGACACGTGATAAGTCATCGTTTCTTTATCTTtgcccttttctctctctctctcttctagaCACTAATTTTAACCATGTGcatcatttttttatatattctaTCTAGTTCGCTTCTTCATAGGACTTTCCCCATTTCCTTTTCAAGTaataagtaaagaaaataaaaaaaactcatttcaaTGCTTAGCCTTTGATGGGTGATGAATTAATTAAGGAGTAGGCGTATATACCTAGCCTCCTGGCCACCTAGGTGGTGGAGGATGGATCTGACTCCTCTACTTTCGTCTGTCTGGTACTGTCGTGCGCCCCCACACATAAACGTGCTGAAAAGTACCGCCTTACCACCGTTTAGGCAAGACGTTTgggacaggggtaaggctgtatTTTTCACTTTGTTTGTGTGTGAGACACACACGGCAATAAGGGCAaacggaagtagaggagtcgaattgaGGATGGAGTTGGGGATCCTCCATCATTTCTTTCCGTCCACTTATGCAATTATATATGatctaatttatcttttaattGTGATGCGTAATACCATTTTTACCTCTCTATACATTAATTATGGACAATTTTATCTAATTATAGTAGTGGTTTGGACGTCTTGTAGTGTGGCATTGAAGGCCGCTAGGGATGGTAAAGAATGAAGTATCCCACATGACATGTTTAGAATAAAGCTCTAATTGAGTGTGGCTATGTATCACTATCATTGGTACTCattcatcttttttcttttcctttttcttttatgggCCAAGTCTAAGCGTAGCATGGCATGTGCTATTCTATATTCAGGATAAGATTTAAGATTCCTCAATTAAAATCATCATCTTtgagtttatatatatatatatatataaatgtggAAATAATTTCGAATCGATCCTTTGTTGTCCAACATATATGTTAGAGGTCCGAAATGCCTTTTACTGTCAGATACACAATGGCAGGATGATGAAGGAATTATACCTCGCACACCCTTCAGTGAAGAGAAACTCTATATTTTCTTTATACAAAACACAAAATAGATCGATGACTGGGCCTCTTGGATGggggattcggctcctctcctgcGCACCCTCGAGTTGGGGACACCATCCAATGCGCCAACAGATGTTGACCCGTGGATTTAGGTGTAATTGGACTGTCCTAGGAAACTGAAGGTGTACTTTATTCCTTTTCGACTTCAACAGAATAAACAGGTCGGCCAAGAACAGGTAGCCACTGTTTTTGTCAGTTTCTCATTCGTCATTGCTTTGTCACTTTAGTCTTTAGACTCTTTAATTTACAGATATAAGGCTAACCGTGTTTTTCctttaatctcttttttttttaataattattattgTTGTACTTTTGCCCaccaaaggaggaggaggaggaagaggaatcCAGTTACGAGTCCCGCCTAAACCCTGTCGGAGCGGGGGTGGCgggggtaagacggtctttATGCTCTTTCTTGTGTGATAAAAATAGGGGCAGGCAAAAATAGAGGATGTCGATTCGTCTTTCTCCCATCCTAAAACCTTCGAGACCTTTGGGGACAATAAATATCCTTCCACAACAACTAATTTGATTAGGGTTTTGCTGCTAGTATCATACAAtttatgtcaaattttttttatttataatttgtttatatgaaatatttatatatatgcaGCTGTGGTTGGGGAGCGGTTCTTGGCTCGGGATATTACGTTCCAAAACACAGCCGGACCATCCAAGCACCAGGCCGTGGCACTTCGGGTCGGGTCAGACCTATCGGCCTTCTACCGATGCGATATGCTGGCATACCAAGACACTCTCTACGTTCACTCCCTTCGCCAATTCTACGTGGAATGCCTGATTGCTGGCACCGTGGACTTCATATTCGGAAACGCCGCAGCCGTATTCCAGAACTGTGATATCCATGCCCGGAGACCCGGTTCGGGTCAAAAGAACATGGTGACGGCCCAGGGTAGAGATGACCCGAACCAGAACACCGGGATTGTGATCCAGAAATGTAGGATTGGTGCGACTTCGGATCTGGAGGGAGTGAAGAGCCAGTTTCAGTCGTACCTGGGAAGGCCATGGAAGGAATACTCGAGGACCATTGTGATGCAAACCTCGATAAGCGATGTTATCAATCCGGTCGGGTGGCATGAATGGACCGGTAATTTCGCACTGAATACGTTATTTTATGGAGAGTATCAGAACACGGGGGCTGGGGCAGGGACAGCAAATAGAGTGAAGTGGAAGGGATATAAGGTGCTCACTAATGCTGCTCAGGTTCAGGAATTCACTGTTTCCAGGTTCATTGCTGGTAATTCTTGGTTGGGGTCCACAGGGTTTCCTTTCTCTGCTGGTCTACGAATGAATGAATGATTTgagttgatgactccatttcctttttttttttttaaatgatatCCATTATTCCATACTTTCCATTCTTGTCCAATCTGTCTGTGTCTTGTTCTTGTAGTTTCTTTCAGTCTGTGCTGAGAggttttttattccttttttatc harbors:
- the LOC122647290 gene encoding pectinesterase isoform X1, translated to MSLNITTTAVEHNYFTIKKLIATKKKSLTKREKTALHDCLEMVDETLDELLKTRKDLRQYRNVKKTIFQHAGDLKTLVSAAMTNQESCLDGFSHDGADKEVRSMLEAGQVHVYKMCSNALAMIKNMTDTHMAEERKERRLMMDDGIETNETGSEFPEWLSASDRRLLQATTVTADVTVAADGSGNFKTVAAAVAAAPEKSSKRYVIKIKAGVYRENVEVPKKKTNIMFVGDGKKNTIITASRNVVDGSTTFHSATVAVVGERFLARDITFQNTAGPSKHQAVALRVGSDLSAFYRCDMLAYQDTLYVHSLRQFYVECLIAGTVDFIFGNAAAVFQNCDIHARRPGSGQKNMVTAQGRDDPNQNTGIVIQKCRIGATSDLEGVKSQFQSYLGRPWKEYSRTIVMQTSISDVINPVGWHEWTGNFALNTLFYGEYQNTGAGAGTANRVKWKGYKVLTNAAQVQAFTVSRFIDGDSWLGYTGFPFSLGL
- the LOC122647290 gene encoding pectinesterase isoform X2, coding for MVTTENYGSEFPEWLSASDRRLLQATTVTADVTVAADGSGNFKTVAAAVAAAPEKSSKRYVIKIKAGVYRENVEVPKKKTNIMFVGDGKKNTIITASRNVVDGSTTFHSATVAVVGERFLARDITFQNTAGPSKHQAVALRVGSDLSAFYRCDMLAYQDTLYVHSLRQFYVECLIAGTVDFIFGNAAAVFQNCDIHARRPGSGQKNMVTAQGRDDPNQNTGIVIQKCRIGATSDLEGVKSQFQSYLGRPWKEYSRTIVMQTSISDVINPVGWHEWTGNFALNTLFYGEYQNTGAGAGTANRVKWKGYKVLTNAAQVQEFTVSRFIAGNSWLGSTGFPFSAGLRMNE